The following proteins are encoded in a genomic region of Gemmatimonadaceae bacterium:
- a CDS encoding DUF2283 domain-containing protein: MKLNYHADTDSLYIDLSERPSTDSQEISEGVVLDYDAEGNLVGIDIDNASRKVQLERLVVSHMPSLIERIAG, from the coding sequence ATGAAGCTCAACTACCACGCGGACACCGACTCGCTCTACATCGACTTGTCGGAACGTCCAAGCACCGACAGCCAGGAGATATCCGAGGGCGTGGTGCTAGACTACGATGCCGAGGGGAATCTCGTAGGCATCGACATCGATAACGCGAGTCGGAAGGTGCAGCTCGAGAGGCTCGTGGTGAGTCACATGCCCAGCTTGATCGAACGTATCGCCGGGTAG
- a CDS encoding NYN domain-containing protein: MRIRFLVDGFNLYHSVKAAERHLGAGPLRWLDIHAMCTTIVRSSFGPGYAMDGIHYFSALARHLESKKPDVVRRHLALIAALEARGVDISLADFKRKQHIKNLSEMRMQIAPFKRWLRIPARTVRLSYQTHEEKETDVAIACKLMELLALSRCDGVALVTGDTDLAPAIRTARRLYPGAEIAVVFPFHRHNRELERLATRHVKIGARQYQSHQFPASFRSASGVTITKPAEW, encoded by the coding sequence ATGCGAATCAGATTCCTCGTCGACGGGTTCAATCTCTACCATTCCGTTAAGGCTGCGGAAAGGCATCTGGGGGCCGGGCCCCTTCGATGGCTCGACATCCACGCCATGTGCACCACAATCGTGCGTAGTTCGTTCGGACCCGGGTATGCGATGGACGGGATCCACTATTTCTCAGCGCTGGCGAGACATCTGGAATCGAAGAAGCCGGATGTCGTTCGGAGGCACCTGGCTCTCATCGCCGCGCTGGAAGCGCGCGGGGTGGACATCTCCCTCGCTGACTTCAAGCGGAAACAGCACATCAAGAACCTTTCGGAAATGCGGATGCAGATTGCGCCGTTCAAGCGCTGGCTCCGCATCCCCGCGCGGACGGTGAGGCTGTCCTATCAGACGCACGAAGAGAAGGAGACCGACGTCGCAATCGCATGCAAACTTATGGAGTTGCTCGCTCTCAGTCGATGCGACGGAGTCGCTCTGGTCACAGGGGATACAGACCTCGCACCTGCAATCCGAACGGCGAGACGCTTATATCCGGGCGCCGAGATAGCTGTAGTCTTTCCGTTCCACCGCCACAACCGCGAGCTCGAGCGGCTTGCAACGCGGCATGTGAAGATCGGAGCCCGGCAGTACCAGTCCCATCAATTTCCAGCGAGCTTCCGAAGCGCGAGCGGCGTAACCATCACGAAACCCGCGGAATGGTGA
- a CDS encoding dodecin family protein produces the protein MSVAKVTEIQSSSTKSFDDAIKVGIARAEKTLRNVTGAWVKGQKVVIANGKITEYRVLLKVTFVLAD, from the coding sequence ATGTCGGTCGCAAAGGTTACCGAGATCCAGTCCTCATCCACAAAGAGCTTCGACGACGCGATCAAGGTGGGCATCGCGCGGGCGGAGAAGACCCTCCGGAACGTCACGGGGGCCTGGGTCAAGGGCCAGAAGGTGGTGATCGCCAACGGCAAGATCACCGAATACCGGGTACTGCTGAAGGTGACTTTCGTCCTGGCGGACTAG